The Triticum aestivum cultivar Chinese Spring chromosome 4B, IWGSC CS RefSeq v2.1, whole genome shotgun sequence sequence AtattactactctaagttactcctcactatgaccagccttagtcaggggtgcttggaactttagccttttaaagagactatttttagtcagactaaaataagtctcttggatccaagcaccctcttagactagtgtcatatgcatgacactagtataagttacttcccactatgaccagccttaactTGAGGCTCCGCCAGAGGGACACAACCAAAacaaaggggctgtttggttcccagccacagtttgccaagccaaaatttggcagccacagtttgccaagcatgtgtttggtttttgccacattttggcttgccacactttattgctcTTATGACCCACTTGTCAAAGAGACAATTTTTTTGCCAACTTTTGCCAAAATTTGACATTCAATTTTTTAGCCACATTTGTGTGGCTTGCCATACTTGTGTggctagccacactttggcttggccaCACTAGTCTCCAACCAAACTGACCCAAAATTTGCAAGGTGGCCGGCGGCTAGGATGTTAATTTGTGTCATGAATGTTTTCCCCCGATCCCCACCCACCggaacccaccacccccttcttcTACCCTCCCAAGGCAGCAGTAACTCGATGGGTCTTGAATACCGCAGATGAGATCCACACTGACCGGTACGGTACGCGTCCCTCTCTCACCCTCCTCCGGCCTCTTCCTTTAGTCTTTAGAACCACCCTCACCCACACTCACGCTCGCACCCACACCACCGGCCGGCCGCCCGCGTCTGTCAACCGAAAGCAGCACAGCTCCCCCACGGTCGGTCTACATCTACTACCCAGTGCGCAGTTTCCCTCCAAAACCACGCGCGTGCGTACGAGTGCCAGTTGAAGCGCGTACGTGAATGCAGCGGCAGATCTTCCACATGGCTACCGCTGTGGCGTGGGCGccgctgctgctggtgctgctgtcgGCGTCGTTGTCGTCGCGGTGCGCGGGGCAGGCGCTGGTGCCGGGCGTGATGATCTTCGGGGACTCGGTGGTGGACGCCGGCAACAACAACCGGCTGGCCACGCTGGTGCGCGCCGACTTCCCGCCCTACGGCCGCGACTTCCCGGCCACCCACGCGCCCACCGGCCGCTTCTGCAACGGCAAGCTCGCCACCGACTACACCGGTACGCATTCACCTCCGGCCGTCACCTTCTTCGATGGTTCAATGGACTAGCAGTATTAATTTGCATGAGATAATGACGAAATTAATGGCATACGTGTCGTGGACTCGTGGTGAACTCAACTGTTTGGCATGCAGTGGAGAGCCTGGGGCTGAGCTCGTACCCGCCGGCGTACCTCAGCGACGAGGCGCAGAGCGACAACAGGACCCTCCTCCACGGCGCCAACTTCGCCTCCGGCGCCGCCGGCTACCTCGACGCCACCGCCGCGCTCTACGTACGCCACCAACTCATCTCATAAAATTTCTgagctagtgtgtgtgtgtgtgtgtgtgtaaaataAATGAATTCACGGACGATGCAGGGCGCCATCTCGCTGGGGCGGCAGCTGGACTACTTCAAGGAGTACCAGTCCAaggtggcggcggtggccggcgagaAGCGCGCGGCGGCGCTCACGTCCGGGTCCATCTACGTGGTGAGCGCCGGGACGAGCGACTACGTGCAGAACTACTACGTGAACGCCATGCTGGCCGCCGCCTACACCCCGGACCAGTTCGCCGACGCGCTCATGCAACCCTTCACCGCCTTCGTCGAGGTAACTAGCTGCTAACTAATCACCAGCCACTAAGCAGCAAGTGACGTTCATTCCCCccgccgcaaaaaaaaaaaaagtgaTGTTCATGATGAGTCTTGCTCTTGGTAGAATTAATGGTACTAGATGAATCGAAAATGCATGGTCAATTTAACCATATCTCTCAGTTGCTGGCACCAAGTTGTCCGACTGTTCTAGTTCTAGATAAAATGAAGTTACTtcctagctactccctccgttcccaaatatatttgtccttttagagatttcaacaaatgactacatacaaagcaaaatggatgaatctacactctaaaatattgtAGTGCTAGTGCATGCTGAGGACTGAGCTCGTACTCCgaatgttgtagtccatttgaaatatctagaaagacaaatatttaggaaacgGGGGTGTAATTAATTAGGGGGTAAATTAATTTTGGATTTCAGATCATTTTGCAAAGCAATATAGACTTTCCTCTTAACAAAGTACTAGTGCACCATATATATATAGTACGTGCTGGTGCATGCTGAGGTTACTGCATGCATAGTTCAAATTAGCCAATCTAGTTAAAAGGTGGTGATAGTTGCTTGCACTAGAGTGTAGAGTGAGATGGAGTTATGGTGAAACTTGAATCTGGAGCAGACAGGCAATTGAATAACCTGCAGTAGCAGTATAGTAGAGTGTGTAAATGGATTGAAGGCCACAGTGCTATGGATAGGACCGCAGGGAGGGATTGAATGGCCTCAGTAACTCCGCTGCTCAACCAACATGGGTTGGTGGTTTCTGACGAGCAGGGTGCAACACTAGCCCTACCTCATGGGCACGGTACAGACATATTTCACCCATCACAAATTTAGGCGGCCTCAACCACCACGCACGCACAGGCGGTAATTTTCCCGTTGCCCTTATCCTCCTGATCATACCCTGGTGCACCCATGTGCGAAAACACAGCGCGCGGCATCGGTCCCTGTTGCATGATCTCTTCTCCCTCACCAATCCTGGTAAGGTAAATGCATCTGCACCATGGATGGATACATATGTCCATGGATTCACATCCATGCCAAGGCAAAACCTGCAACATTTCCCTGCATCTGCATGCCTCCTTTACTACCACGCAcatgagggcatctccagccgcgcccccaagaaggcctccccaggcgattttctcgcgccggcgccgaaaaaacggcccagtcgcgcccccaggacgctgaaaatcgccggcttgggccgaaaacagcgccggcggacccagcccgaacccggcgtgctggggggcgcccgggggcgccggggcgagttgTTTTGGCGAGAAgaagccgcgggccagccgcgtcagcgaccccggcgcctcgtcttcccccaacggcctcgggttccgcgggaatcaatggcaaggctgccgccggtcagccttgccattgattccttcacgggcggcgcgtcacggggcggcgccgacgcctcccctccctcgcacgcgtacacacggcgcgGCCCCGGCTATAAAAGCCGGTGGCCTCCACTCCGCTTCCTGTGcacaccagccccgcccccgcccccctcgccgccgtccagccctccctctccctgcctctcccgCGCACCGTCGCCGACGCCATGGCCGAACGCTTCCCAggggacgaggcggcggccaacggcttcggccgccgttcgcttcGCCTCCAGGAGTCCTGGCttctgttccaggcgaacatcccggcgccgccggacatgcgcgccgggccgtcgggatggaggctcagcgccggggggGTGCCCATTCCCCCTTTGCCCGACGCCGCGGCGAAGCCGGAGTACTTCGCCGACGAGGTTGACGTCGTCCGCGCGTCCCTCACCGACGCCGAACggtccctcccccagtacgccgccgacaaccacgccgcctgggcggcgtacttcgagcgccgacAGCAGCAGCGCCtcgcgtccaccaacggcgcgcctGTGGTCGCCGggcggcagaacagcgaggggcgccacctctggtggggcgtgctcacgcacctcgagggcggcaacgacccacCGTTGGCATACCCCCCGGCGACGCACCGGCGCGCCGGGGCATGGGCGCCAAGGCGGTTCGGGTcagcctcctcctcttcctcctcccgatcctccCGATCCTCCTCACACTCCTCCGGAACCCCGGCCCTGCTCGCCGTCAAGGCCGAGCCTGCGTCGGAGTCACCGCTCGGTCGGCGCAATCGCAGCGTCGGCATCGTCATccacgagggcggccggcgcgcttCGTCCTCGgttcctccgcgcttcgtcaagccgaagacagAGCCGGGAATGGTGCCAGTGAAGACGGAACCGGGGCTGGTGCCAGTGAAGACGGAGCCAGGCCTGGCGCTGGCGACGGCGGAACTCGTCGACGACGACGCGGTCCTggaatgggcgcgccaggactccattgcgatggagaaggcgcgccgggagaaggcgaaggagcgccagcgcgccgaaCTGCGCCGCTTCGCGGAGCGACGACGCGGCCGCGACGAAGGCGGAGTCGTCGTCCtgtgcgacagcgacgacgacgacgcgccgccgccagtccACCATGGCGACGTCGGGTCCAGCCGGGGCGTccacgtcaaggaggagaaggccgacgacgacgatggcagcGACGGCGCCGACGACTTCAGCGCATTTCTTTTTTAAATTAGCTTAGGTTTTAATAATGCAATGAAAATGGGCGAATTTGGCCGAAATTCGCCATGTTCGGACGTAATTTAACTGTTCTTCGTCATATCTTCGCCGAACGGGCCCTCCCTATTTTTTTTTTTGCACTCGCCTGTTAGCGGCCCTGGGGGTCGACGGCTGGGCGACGACTCGCCCCAGGGCCTTTTTtttcgccggctcacccccaggtggcgcttttagacgccccctggggggccaacagCTGGAGATGCCCTGACCCTGCAATGGCGACCGTTCTCGCACCCACGGTCAATGCCCGCCATTACTAGCTATAGTTTTCAACAGCTTACCGCGTCACATGCATGGCGGACCGGCCTTGTTCCTGCCTGCATGAAGACGCTGACACGGTTGGTCGCTGGCTGCTAGATCATAACAGTAATGAGGCACACTCGCCAGTGCATGCATGCAACGGCCATGTACTCCCTCCgcttcctaaatataaatctttttagacattttaaatggactacaacatacggatgtatgtaaacATATTATTTTaaagcgtagattcactcattttgttttccATGTAGTCACTTGTAGAAATATATAGAAAAATTTATATCtagaaaggcttatatttaggaagacttatatttaggaacggagcaaGTAGGAGAGAAGGTATCGTTCTCAAGTCGTGCGTAGACTGTCATCCGTGAAGCAATTTCGATATAGAACCGCGTACACCTGGGGTAGAAAGAAACAAACAGGCAAGAGCTGGTCACTTCGTACGTACTACGTACTGTACTGGTACTACTATGGAGTGTGACGAGTGACTGAATGAATGGCATCCATGAACTAAAACGGTTGCATGCATGCAGAGGCTGTACGGGCTGGGAGCGCGGCGGATCGGGGTGACGTCGCTGCCGCCCATGGGGTGCCTGCCGGCGTCCGTCACcctcttcggcggcggcggcgggggcggctgcgTGGAGCGGCTCAACAACGACTCCCTCACCTTCAACGCCAAGCTGCAGGCGGCGTCGGACGCGGCCAAGAAGCGGCACTCGGACCTCAAGCTCGTCGTCTTCGACATCTACAACCCGCTGCTCAACCTCGTCGCCGACCCCATGAGCGCCGGTACGTGATCCGTCCGACGTACGCCTGGTTGATGTGTCAACGGTTGATGAACTTACTGATGAAGTGATTTGATGGATGCACTGCACTGCAGGGTTCTTCGAGTCTCGGCGCGCGTGCTGCGGGACGGGGACGATCGAGACGTCGGTGCTGTGCCACCAGGGGGCGCCGGGGACGTGCGCCAACGCCACCGGCTACGTCTTCTGGGACGGCTTCCACCCCACCGACGCCGCCAACAAGGTGCTCGCCGACGCGCTGCTCCTCCAGGGGCTGCAGCTCATCTCCTAGCTAGCTGCTCCATCAGTCCTTCCTTCCTCGTCGCTCCAATGGCGCTCATGCCATGACTGACACCGCACCGGCCGTCTTGTGCATGTCTGTCTGTTTACTTCAGAGCTTTTCTTGCTTGTGATCTCTACTACCGGATCGTCTCTCCTGCTGTTTTGTTTGCTTTGAACTACTACTAGGTACTACTACTGTGTTTCCGTGCTTTGTGTGATGTGAATGTGGTCCGTAATGTAATATAGCGGCACTGAAAACTAGGCTTTTGCTGATTTTATTTAGTTATTATCCGTGTGGCATTATTATcaataaaaatgttgaacaaaggcgtcaagaaacaaaagatttTCAAAGATAACACACAAGGGGCATGAACTGCTAGAGGCTGCGCCATTTAATTCGGATCAGACGGAGTAAACAATCTTTCTTTTCAAATAATCCTTCAACCGGAAGTCTCCGACAATTTTCATACCGTGTTGCGCTCTGCTTATTTTATATACAATATATATGTAGTTAAAAATCAGCCACAAAGGTAGACAAAAAAGGGGTCGAACATCGGCTCATGACAATCCACTCCACCCAAAACAAATCAGTGATCAAGCACAACAATACATTTACGGCAAGATGTTCAGGTTTCTGATACAATTTCGCTGCACCTCTCTCCAATCTATTCACAGCAGCAGAGCACGCACGGCAAACGTACCTCCACCGCCTACGACAGTTCAAACCCGGTGTTTGAGCTGATCGCGTACAGCAGCTTGCTCCTCAGCGTGCTCGACCGCTTGTACGTCGGAAGCTGCAGCGATTTTCCAAAGAAACAAAGGAGAATTACATGCCGTGGTGGTCAATAACGCCCAATGTGGAGCTGTTCGGACAGGTTAGGATGCCGAATAATCAATCTCGACTTTGGCATATTTCGAAAGCATCCGGGCGCAAAGACGAGACAGGGGTACCGTACGGTGGGTTGTACCTTGAGCGTATTGTAGCATGTCGAAGCAGATGGGAGGCGGTCCACGTCTTGCCCTCCGATTGAAGCCCAAAGTGTCACATCGCATGGAACCTAGGTAAACAACAACAAGGACACATGCAACTTTTGAATATACCAACCAAGCTGCTGGGAGGGAGAAACAAAAGGCTTTTCTCGGCCTGCTTGATCCAACCTTGTGAATTGTGAAACCAGGCTGCAAGTACTTGAATCCGAGCAACGGGGCTCGCGAGCAGCTCGTCACAAACTTCAGTAGCAGGCAGCGTTCTGTCGGCTTAAACCCTTTGATAACCTGCATGTTCCAGTGCTTCACACGCTGTTACGGCCCGTTTCAATTCAGCACGGTAAGATATTATATTTGCATTGCAGTTGCTCAGCAAAacagatactactccctccgttcctaaatataagtctttttagagaacccactatggactacatacggagcaaattgagtgaatctacactctaaaacatgtctatatacatccgtatatagtttgtagtgaaatctctaaaaagacttacatttaggaacggagggagtatttggctATACCAGATGGTTGTGTGTAGTGCATGCCAACGGGGGCAGCAAAGCATGCCCATCATATATTCAACACAGTTACCATCTTTTTAGCACAAAAGAAAAGAGCCCACGAGCTCCGCGAGCTAATAGCCTGGACATGTAGCATGACAGCAATGGCATAGGGTACCAACCAAAGTTTTCAGCAGTATGAAAAGCTGGCCGGTCAAAAGAAAAGAGTATTCTCGTAGCTATCAAGCTATATACATAAGAGAAATATATCTCCTGTAAACGCATGCCTACTATTTCTTGTATTTTATGTTTGGCAGTTCGATAAGCGATTGGGGACTAGTGTCACGTGGTCAGAAACTTCATTACTAATCAACTCATATACTGGCAAGTTATTTACGTCGGAACCACCCTCTCAATACTAAAGTCTGTGCCATCTACTGGTCCAATGGAGTTTGTACGATTGTACCTAGATATAAGCTTGGACACCCAAGGTCTGTGATGCATCGAGTTAAATGGCCAAAATGAGACAACTTCACATACCTCCCAAAAGAGTTTAACAGTTCGACTTGACTCGGTATAGCCACCAGTGTACTTGGTGTTGTTCCGCAGATCATCAACATCAAAATCCTGAGATCCACCTGAAAGTAACTGTGTATGTGGCAATCATACATTAGCACTGTAAACAGGGGCGTAAAAATGCAAACTACTAAACTGCAATTGCTATAGCAGATAGCAGAAATAGAAGCTTGCAAATAGATTTTAAGAACCGAGAATTTGTGCACATGCAATTAAGAGCTCTACAAAAAAGGAAGTAGACTTATAGCTGTTTTTCCTTGTAAAGTTCACATCTGATCATATTTTTGTGCAAAGGTTGGAAATTACACATACTCTAACCATCTAACATGTTTCTATACTATAAATATTCAATTTTTGAAGTGCATAAGTGTACTATACTACTATCTTAGCAAGGGCCAAGGGgtgtatatatatattcaaattttCCCTACATGTCAACCATATTACTACTTTCGGGGCTTATCATTATCACTACATTACTGATAGTTTGGGCCTTGGCCCAAAATTAGTATTCTCAGATTCAACTTAAAGTACTATTTTGATTTCTGCTATTTAAATCAATAATTTTGATTTATAAAATTGTAACATAATATAGCAAACTCAATAATTTTGATCTTAAATGTtgatatttgcattcaagtttataATCTCAGAATTTATCTCTACCATTCCAGTTTAAGGAATTCTAAATCCGCTTCGAGGATCAACCATAAACGGCAATTCAGGTTCAGTAGTATCAACAAAGAATGAGAGGGTTACCTGGTTAAATTCATTTGCATTAAACAAGCTCAGCCAAGATGGTGAGATGAGATCACTAAGTCCTCTGTAAAATGCATTTGAAAACGGAAGTATCTGCAGGGTTTACGATTTTATCAGAAGATTGCTTACTGATACAGAATAAAAGCTTTTAAATCATTACAAATATGAGTGAAGTAACAAACCTGGCGGTTAAGCTTGTAGTCTGCCATCGCATGAACATAGTGCAATCTATTTTCATTTGTAACAGAGATATTTTTGCCACCCGGTCTCAGTTCATGCACGATTCTTTTCCcgcctaactcttcagtcagagtAAAATCCAAACAAAGTTCTTCGACGTCCCCGTCATAGTGCTGTTTGATGAAAAACCCAGTATAGAGTTGTTGTCAAAATGTGTCCATCGGATTTTACTCAGAAAGATACCTCACTGAATGCCATATTTAGTCTACATCTATAGGGAGATCTACCGTTGTCGTACGAGTTAATACATAATTATTAATCCAAAAAACCACAACAAACTTTGCTGAGGTTTAATAGACGAGGAAATATTTGCCAAAGTTATATGATGAATCATTGAATTGTAATAAATGCATGGTATTGACCAGGGTTCAGCAAACAGACGAAAAATGTTCATTATATTTGGTGTCCCTGAGAATCCCAGACCACTCCGATTCAAAAATCAAAATTTAACTTTGTCCAGTTTGAACGGTTAGCAAATTTGAATCCAAAATTATGTTGGGGGTTCTCGAGCTGTTGCCACACTTGTTGAGAAGCAGGATCGACCATGGAGCGGTTTCTATTCCTAAAATAGCTTCCAAATCTCTGGTATTGACTGCTAGAGGTTCCAGTAACTACCTATCTTGAACATACTAAATGGTTAGACATTTCAAGATTGGAAGAGCATGCTAAGAATTACTTTTTGAAATACCCATAAAGCTCACAACATTTAACTTGATCAGCGTTTTAAAGGAACCATATTAAATACTAGAATACCTTGAGTTGCATTAGACTTCTGTAAAGTTCAGAATCAAGTGTTGATAATTCATCCAAAAAACTATAGCGCCCTAGAAGTTTTTGCACAAATACTTGTGAAAAACAGTAGTCCAAGAGGATCCCCTCATAGAGTGCTTTGCCGACAACTCGACCAAGAAATTCAATCATATCAATGCCATTGTCCAAAAGCTTAGCGGAACTGCTTGGAATTATGCTACTATCAGATGTTGATGTTTGTGTAAACAGTCCATATCTgttcaaagaagaagaaaaaagataaTATCAAAGCTTCTGCATTGGAGAAACAAAAGATTAAAGGGCTTGTAATTTCCCAGAAGGCGTACTCTGGACTGAAGGCAGCCTTGGACAGATCAGTTAAGAACTCCTTTGATAGACCACCATAGTCCAAACCAGCTTCAGGGAGGCCACATTCACTGACAAACGACACATGAATGCAAGATTTCAGCTTAGATCTAAGACAATTCAACTGCCTATATCCATCTTCAACGATATGACCTCGACGAATGACTATCTCGATGGATCCTGGACCTGGCCCAGAGACTTCACCGTTAGCTCTTCTTGATGCTTTGTCTAACTCAATAAATTCTCTAAACATCTGCACTCTGAGTAAAATACATCAAATGATGTTAAGAATAATTAGTATCGGATAAAATTGCTACAATATTAAAAAATATGCCCTGCGTGTAAAAATAAATTTGATGTAGCCACTCATCGAGCAATCCCATAAAATACACtaagatatactccctctgtagactaatataagaccttttagatcacTGAAGTAGttgtctaaaaggtcttatattggTTTACAGAAGAAGTACTTTGTTTTTAGGTTCAGCCATGTGCAGCATTGCATTCAGTTATGTACTGCAATACAAGAATAATAGGGCCAATGAATAAACCTAGACAGTTAAATACCTCTCCTCAAACGGATATACATGTGGTACTGTGGTAAGTACAGAGCTGCGGGTAGGAATTCCTGAAGTAGTTCCGACTAAACTAGCAAAGGCTGCCTCATGGGCTCTGGCAGCAGCTGCAATTGGAATTCTGCCAGTTCTGGCGGGTGACAACCACAGAGAACTGGGACAGAACCTGTGTCTGCTGTCCCTTTCATAGAGTAGATTAAGACATCTCACAGTCACGTCAATAAGAGGCTTGTTGCCACTTCCACTATTCTGAAGGAAAGAGTTATACACAAACGTATTGAGTGCTGATGCAATCTTCCGTTGTTGCTCTAGAGTAAAAGGAATCTGTGGAAACAGAGAAGGGAAAGCACATCATCAATACATTGGTGGAGAGAAATAGACAGAAAGATGGTGTGTGGATGAGGCAATATTACCTGTTTCTCATAAAACTCAATATCATCTAGCACAAGTAATAGATGTCCATATATTGCACAGAACAGATGCAACATGTGATTTACATCCTTCCCGATACCTTCAGATCCTTGCCTCATAGTCTCGATATCCCACAAAATTAATGCATCGTCATTAGAATTCTCAGAAGTCAAACTGTCACTCAAATTGGTGTCATCTGCATCATTTGATTTTCCTGTAATCTTATGGAACACATTTGCCCACTTTTTTGGTGTATCCTTGGCATTCCGTCTTTGCTTTGTGGAGGATATTTGCTCACCTGAACTACTTCCAGCCAATTGTTTTTCATGCTCAGGTTCCTGTGATTTGTGGCCAGTTTGCCCAAAAATTGATATTTCTAACGTTCCCCACAAATCAACAAGAAATCCCGGGGTGAATGAGAGCATGTTGAGAATAGGCAATGGACCAATAGATGGGTTCAGGGAAGAGAAAATTCTGAGCATGTAATAGTAAAAGCATATAATATCCGTTAACTTTAGGCTCCGACATTTGACCTGCCTTTGATCTAGGTCATGGTTGGTTTCCCTCTCGCGCGGAACATCCTCCTTTGCCAATATCAATAGCTTTCTAAGGTGCCACTGCTGGTAAATTGGCTTTAGAAGGTCCATAAACAATGTTCTCGTGCGGCAGCTATCACTGGTGTCAGCTTCTTCGGTAATTGATGTATTATTGGCGGCCCTATCATCAATGCAATGAAGCATTCCCTTGCTTTCTTCAAAACATTTCAGTAAGTTTTGGGAAATACGGTTAATAGCATCAACATATAGGCAACAATCTAGCCCTTGAATGAAGCAACCCAAATTGGATAAATCATCATGCTCCGTGGCTAGAGTTATAAGATTTCCAAGAGCCCAACCACAGTAGGGAATGGTACTGTTATCAACACTAGAAACCTCTGACTGCTCCAGTTTACTTATTTCTTCAAATATTTTATCCTTCGAGGTCTGCTACCACCTGCCATGGCTTGATCAGTTCGACATTTAAATTCCAATATTTAAAAAAATCACACCAACTAAATTATAAACTTTTTGGTATCCCTAGAAGGATGAACGTGTCAGGACACTACAATTCTGCACTTACAATGGAATCAACTTTTTTAATCAAGATGCCACAGTGATGAGTTGTCACTATATAGAAATACTAGGCCTAAGAACTTGCAGATGGTTAGAACATGGTAATGGAATAATATCTTTCACGAATTTGCAACTGGTTAACTTAACATTAACCGCTGGAATGATAAATTAAAATTTAATAGCTAGTGTCATAAAGAATTATACAGCAGTACATAGACCACTAACAAAGTATATATAACTAAAAAGTAAGAATAAAACAATTACCACTTCAAAAATATTAGCGGATCAACTATAACATACAGGTTTCAAGCTGCAACAATTGAGGAATACTACACGGATAGAGCAACTCATTATCATGTCAGAAACACAGGAATTTATTAGTTCAATGTCTGACTCCTTGGAGAGCAAAAGCTTCTATAGAAAATTAATGCAACAGCATACCAAATGCCTATGTCCATATCAAAATTTGAAGACCCAGTAAAATGCTGAGAGACGGTTGCAGTACAGATATGTGTTTTAGAGCAGGTAAAAGAAGAGGCGGCAGACGTTTGCAAATATACGGAATTGTGAGTATAAGTGTGAAGTATTCCTTTGCAGCACCAGTTAGATCAACACCCATGTCTGCTCTTGTAGAGTTGAAAGGGCGCAATGCAAGAGTGACTGCACTAGCAGTAACCAGGAGCTGCTCATCTGGTGCAATCGCAGAATCTATCTTCCCTGGGGTAACATGGGGACCAAAACATTTTATATATCTCCTCACACACCTATATGTACCACTCTGTCTTGTGCCAATAAATTCAATCAAAGTCTCCACAGAGGCATCAGCAGCTCTAGTATTCTCACTTGTTAAGTTTTTCCATGTTTTGCAATCAGTTAATGAGATGGCCAACCGCATAGTAAGAGTACTAATTTCAACCATGTTTACATCCTTACAACAACAATGATCACACCTGGCAAGAATGCAAGAGCACAGCGAAATCAGCTTCTTTGCCTGATAAAGCCAAATAGACCTCTCTTCTGGAAAACCCACAGCAAAGGAACAGAAGTTTTTGCTTCGATCTACATAGAAAAGATACATGTCAGTTGAAAAGGAAAGTGCATCTTCTAAAGGTGTGTGCCCAATTTGTGTGTGTTTTTGCAGCAAGCCTGAATCTAGTCAAGTTCAATTTTTTTATGCTCAGCCTAATTTACCATATTGCACTTTGACATGATGCTGATATCATCACATTCTGCACTAAACATGTAATAATTTTGTTTTATCTTCAAATATGCATGCTGGCGAGCTTCTATCAGTAATCAGCCAAGCGCCAACAGCCAGCAGACCAGCTGTCAGTTGAGAAACATTGGCCTCCACTCGACAACCAGTTTCCCACTGATCATACCAGAGGAATTCAAGTTGGAAAAAGTCAATCTTCTTGAAAATCGACGGATTTAGTACCATGGCCAGGAGGATGTGCACTGGCATGGTA is a genomic window containing:
- the LOC123090681 gene encoding E3 ubiquitin-protein ligase UPL7 isoform X1 — encoded protein: MRHGMQKQPPSTSTSSPPAMSVPPSGHRQVSLRGSSAREITRDALLQKVSEERQLRSHLRRAAAAALTIQRIWRRYHLIRKVTEQLHEEWEVLVNQPDINLTNQWISSKMLRPFLFFITQPSSWYNWQQTKTVKSISRCFKIILNSINSMDRSKNFCSFAVGFPEERSIWLYQAKKLISLCSCILARCDHCCCKDVNMVEISTLTMRLAISLTDCKTWKNLTSENTRAADASVETLIEFIGTRQSGTYRCVRRYIKCFGPHVTPGKIDSAIAPDEQLLVTASAVTLALRPFNSTRADMGVDLTGAAKEYFTLILTIPYICKRLPPLLLPALKHISVLQPSLSILLTSKDKIFEEISKLEQSEVSSVDNSTIPYCGWALGNLITLATEHDDLSNLGCFIQGLDCCLYVDAINRISQNLLKCFEESKGMLHCIDDRAANNTSITEEADTSDSCRTRTLFMDLLKPIYQQWHLRKLLILAKEDVPRERETNHDLDQRQVKCRSLKLTDIICFYYYMLRIFSSLNPSIGPLPILNMLSFTPGFLVDLWGTLEISIFGQTGHKSQEPEHEKQLAGSSSGEQISSTKQRRNAKDTPKKWANVFHKITGKSNDADDTNLSDSLTSENSNDDALILWDIETMRQGSEGIGKDVNHMLHLFCAIYGHLLLVLDDIEFYEKQIPFTLEQQRKIASALNTFVYNSFLQNSGSGNKPLIDVTVRCLNLLYERDSRHRFCPSSLWLSPARTGRIPIAAAARAHEAAFASLVGTTSGIPTRSSVLTTVPHVYPFEERVQMFREFIELDKASRRANGEVSGPGPGSIEIVIRRGHIVEDGYRQLNCLRSKLKSCIHVSFVSECGLPEAGLDYGGLSKEFLTDLSKAAFSPEYGLFTQTSTSDSSIIPSSSAKLLDNGIDMIEFLGRVVGKALYEGILLDYCFSQVFVQKLLGRYSFLDELSTLDSELYRSLMQLKHYDGDVEELCLDFTLTEELGGKRIVHELRPGGKNISVTNENRLHYVHAMADYKLNRQILPFSNAFYRGLSDLISPSWLSLFNANEFNQLLSGGSQDFDVDDLRNNTKYTGGYTESSRTVKLFWEVIKGFKPTERCLLLKFVTSCSRAPLLGFKYLQPGFTIHKVPCDVTLWASIGGQDVDRLPSASTCYNTLKLPTYKRSSTLRSKLLYAISSNTGFELS
- the LOC123090681 gene encoding E3 ubiquitin-protein ligase UPL7 isoform X2 gives rise to the protein MRHGMQKQPPSTSTSSPPAMSVPPSGHRQVSLRGSSAREITRDALLQKVSEERQLRSHLRRAAAAALTIQRIWRRYHLIRKVTEQLHEEWEVLVNQPDINLTNQWISSKMLRPFLFFITQPSSWYNWQQTKTVKSISRCFKIILNSINSMDRSKNFCSFAVGFPEERSIWLYQAKKLISLCSCILARCDHCCCKDVNMVEISTLTMRLAISLTDCKTWKNLTSENTRAADASVETLIEFIGTRQSGTYRCVRRYIKCFGPHVTPGKIDSAIAPDEQLLVTASAVTLALRPFNSTRADMGVDLTGAAKEYFTLILTIPYICKRLPPLLLPALKHISVLQPSLSILLTSKDKIFEEISKLEQSEVSSVDNSTIPYCGWALGNLITLATEHDDLSNLGCFIQGLDCCLYVDAINRISQNLLKCFEESKGMLHCIDDRAANNTSITEEADTSDSCRTRTLFMDLLKPIYQQWHLRKLLILAKEDVPRERETNHDLDQRQVKCRSLKLTDIICFYYYMLRIFSSLNPSIGPLPILNMLSFTPGFLVDLWGTLEISIFGQTGHKSQEPEHEKQLAGSSSGEQISSTKQRRNAKDTPKKWANVFHKITGKSNDADDTNLSDSLTSENSNDDALILWDIETMRQGSEGIGKDVNHMLHLFCAIYGHLLLVLDDIEFYEKQIPFTLEQQRKIASALNTFVYNSFLQNSGSGNKPLIDVTVRCLNLLYERDSRHRFCPSSLWLSPARTGRIPIAAAARAHEAAFASLVGTTSGIPTRSSVLTTVPHVYPFEERSRIHRDSHSSSECGLPEAGLDYGGLSKEFLTDLSKAAFSPEYGLFTQTSTSDSSIIPSSSAKLLDNGIDMIEFLGRVVGKALYEGILLDYCFSQVFVQKLLGRYSFLDELSTLDSELYRSLMQLKHYDGDVEELCLDFTLTEELGGKRIVHELRPGGKNISVTNENRLHYVHAMADYKLNRQILPFSNAFYRGLSDLISPSWLSLFNANEFNQLLSGGSQDFDVDDLRNNTKYTGGYTESSRTVKLFWEVIKGFKPTERCLLLKFVTSCSRAPLLGFKYLQPGFTIHKVPCDVTLWASIGGQDVDRLPSASTCYNTLKLPTYKRSSTLRSKLLYAISSNTGFELS